The following are from one region of the Gossypium hirsutum isolate 1008001.06 chromosome D03, Gossypium_hirsutum_v2.1, whole genome shotgun sequence genome:
- the LOC107941270 gene encoding uncharacterized protein, with the protein MPVTPRIIIKKLATFSYQDSKRVPWNYECNTTVPKNENVKDQGVSADPEPMKGKAIAVEQKRKVVEPVLSINEPVKEEEAVEFLKFLKHSEYNVVEQLHKQPARTSILALLLNSEVHRNALMKVLNETYVVNDISVNKLDRLVNNISTDNFIFFNDDEMPPGGTGFTKALHITTRCKGYTLLGVLIDNGSALNVLPLSTLNRLPIDSSHMKTCQNIVRAFDGTERKIMGRIEIPLLIGPTVYEVDFLVMDIKPSYNCLLGRPWIHSAGAVPSSLHQKLKLVSEGQLVTINAEDDIIAVVSNEAPYVETNDEAVECSFQSLEFVNGTFILKGSKILVPKISKTTDMGLQLLLGKRALPRKGLGKYLQGKIGVPALKEKQDNFGLGYKPDK; encoded by the coding sequence atGCCAGTAACACCAAGGATCATAATAAAGAAACTTGCAACATTTTCTTACCAAGATAGTAAGAGGGTTCCGTGGAACTACGAGTGCAATACAACTGTCCCTAAAAATGAGAATGTAAAGGACCAAGGTGTGAGTGCCGATCCAGAACCTATGAAAGGAAAGGCTATAGCAGTGGAACAAAAAAGGAAAGTAGTTGAGCCTGTGCTATCTATCAATGAGCCAGTGAAGGAGGAAGAAGCTGTGGAATTCCTCAAATTTTtgaagcatagtgagtataatgtggtcgaacagttgcataaacaaccagCCCGCACGTCCATACTAGCCTTGCTCTTGAATTCCGAagtacatcgtaatgcgttgatgAAGGTGTTGAACGAAACCTATGTAGTCAATGATATTTCTGTCAATAAATTGGATCGGTTGGTCAATAATATCAGTACTGATAACTTCAtattcttcaacgatgatgagatgcCACCTGGGGGCACAGGATTTACTAAAGCTTTACATATCACTACACGATGCAAGGGGTATACTTTGCTAGGAGTgttgattgacaatggatcagctttgaaTGTGTTGCCATTATCCACACTTAACAGACTTCCCATAGACAGCTCGCAcatgaaaacatgccaaaatatagtgagggcATTTGACGGTACAGAAAGGAAGATCATGGGACGAATTGAGATACCCCTATTGATCGGCCCAACAGTTTACGAGGTGGATTTTCTTGTGATGGATATCAAACCCTCTTACAATTGCTTACtagggagaccatggatacattcggcGGGGGCCGTACCTTCATCGTTACATCAAAAATTAAAGTTGGTGTCAGAAGGTCAGTTGGTGACGATAAACGCTGAAGATGATATTATAGCGGTCGTATCCAATGAGGCGCCGTATGTGGAAACCAATGACGAGGCAGTGGAATGCTCCTTTCAATCTCTAGAATTTGTAAATGGAACATTTATTCTGaaagggagtaaaattttggtgcctAAAATATCCAAAACTACAGATATGGGTTTGCAATTGTTGTTAGGGAAAAGAGCTTTACCCAGAAAAGGATTAGGGAAATACCTTCAAGGAAAAATTGGGGTTCCAGCGCTAAAAGAAAAACAAGACAACTTTGGCTTAGGGTACAAACCAGATAAATGA